The proteins below come from a single Methanomassiliicoccales archaeon genomic window:
- a CDS encoding DUF835 domain-containing protein, protein MIAETPRNADSRYATVTLSSGKMVLAFDYGRTYLVMGERIDKAMRIAQDFVFSGSNVMCISRMHPDLIGERWAGKKVDTIWLSERPGERNVPPDQLQSLVHRVLTFANGKKRAIIIIDGIEYLALFNDFHRLQMFFEQLNDIAMESGSILLVALDPRLFDQRSMARLRRFAEVVN, encoded by the coding sequence TTGATCGCTGAGACGCCCAGGAACGCGGATAGCCGTTACGCCACCGTAACCCTCAGTTCTGGAAAGATGGTCCTGGCCTTCGACTATGGACGCACCTATCTGGTGATGGGTGAACGAATCGACAAAGCCATGCGAATTGCGCAGGATTTCGTTTTCTCCGGCAGCAATGTGATGTGCATCTCGCGAATGCATCCGGACCTTATCGGCGAGCGCTGGGCTGGTAAGAAGGTGGATACCATTTGGCTCAGTGAAAGGCCCGGAGAACGCAACGTTCCTCCGGATCAGCTGCAGAGCTTGGTGCACCGAGTGCTCACGTTCGCCAACGGGAAAAAGCGCGCCATCATCATCATCGATGGGATCGAGTACCTGGCGCTCTTCAACGACTTTCACCGGCTGCAGATGTTCTTCGAGCAGCTCAACGACATAGCGATGGAAAGCGGATCGATACTCCTGGTGGCGCTCGATCCTAGACTGTTTGACCAACGCTCAATGGCGCGGCTGCGACGCTTTGCTGAGGTTGTGAACTAG
- a CDS encoding DUF835 domain-containing protein produces MRIVINKNDRRISLLVEGYPRLGFQLYSRLLKTGVEGVCVSRMHPEYVMQKYDLPEARCFWLSSCKGKDVMQPKVLSQVSKSLRGAIKEGKETAVFLDGLEYLLLYNDLNKVMGFLRDMEASLLKQNAEMLVSIDPLTFEQRDLDQLFSVFPRLKAEELSAMLPSSQPQQSVAAAPLSVGQTV; encoded by the coding sequence ATGAGAATCGTGATTAACAAGAACGACCGCAGGATCTCCTTGCTCGTGGAAGGCTATCCTCGACTGGGATTCCAGCTGTACTCCAGGTTGCTGAAGACCGGCGTGGAAGGGGTGTGCGTGAGCCGGATGCATCCAGAGTACGTCATGCAGAAGTACGACCTGCCAGAGGCACGCTGCTTCTGGCTAAGCAGCTGCAAGGGCAAGGATGTCATGCAGCCCAAGGTCCTGAGCCAGGTCTCCAAGTCCCTGCGCGGAGCCATCAAGGAAGGAAAGGAAACGGCCGTCTTCCTGGATGGTCTGGAGTACCTTCTTCTCTACAACGATCTGAACAAGGTCATGGGATTCCTCAGGGACATGGAAGCGAGCCTACTCAAGCAAAACGCCGAAATGCTGGTGAGCATCGATCCCCTGACCTTCGAGCAGCGTGACCTGGATCAGTTGTTCTCCGTTTTCCCGCGCCTGAAGGCAGAGGAGCTCAGCGCGATGCTGCCTAGTTCACAACCTCAGCAAAGCGTCGCAGCCGCGCCATTGAGCGTTGGTCAAACAGTCTAG
- a CDS encoding isoaspartyl peptidase/L-asparaginase → MKSCIIVHGGAWDIPERTWEAHKRGCGKAVEEGHSVLVGGGSALDAVEAAVKVMEDDPTFDSGKGSFLNLEGEVELDAIIMDGNTLSFGAVGAVQHILHPVTLARMVMEKTQHCMLVGEGALSFARSIGMEQVETHELLTDRELERWKEIQQRQNFRPKEVFEDLRGRYSRKGTVGAVALDERGNIAAATSTGGTPNKMAGRVGDSPLVGCGNYADNRSAGVSATGWGESLMKAVIARRVCEYVERGMDVQAASDQAIAYLQERVQGLGGVIALGHEGSMAYAHNTPRMAVASIDQAGGRVVRI, encoded by the coding sequence ATGAAGTCCTGCATCATCGTCCATGGAGGGGCTTGGGACATACCGGAACGGACATGGGAAGCGCACAAGCGGGGCTGTGGCAAAGCCGTCGAGGAAGGCCACTCCGTTCTGGTCGGAGGAGGCTCGGCCCTGGATGCGGTGGAGGCGGCGGTCAAGGTGATGGAGGACGATCCGACCTTCGACTCCGGCAAAGGCTCGTTCCTGAACCTGGAGGGCGAGGTGGAGCTGGACGCCATCATCATGGACGGTAACACCCTCAGCTTCGGCGCAGTGGGGGCGGTGCAGCATATCCTGCATCCGGTCACCCTGGCCCGAATGGTCATGGAGAAGACGCAACATTGCATGCTGGTGGGTGAGGGGGCGCTGAGCTTCGCCCGTTCCATAGGCATGGAGCAGGTTGAGACCCACGAACTGCTCACTGACAGAGAGCTGGAGAGATGGAAGGAGATACAGCAACGCCAGAACTTCCGACCAAAAGAGGTCTTCGAGGACTTACGTGGACGCTATTCGCGCAAAGGAACGGTAGGAGCGGTCGCCCTGGACGAACGGGGCAACATCGCCGCCGCCACATCCACCGGCGGGACGCCCAACAAGATGGCCGGCAGAGTGGGCGACAGCCCCTTGGTGGGCTGCGGCAACTACGCTGACAATCGTTCCGCTGGAGTATCGGCCACGGGCTGGGGCGAGTCGTTGATGAAGGCCGTGATCGCCCGCAGAGTCTGCGAGTACGTGGAACGGGGCATGGATGTGCAGGCGGCTTCCGACCAAGCGATAGCCTATCTGCAGGAAAGGGTGCAGGGACTGGGAGGTGTCATCGCCCTTGGCCATGAGGGCAGCATGGCCTACGCGCACAACACCCCGAGGATGGCTGTCGCCTCCATCGACCAGGCGGGTGGCAGGGTCGTTCGCATCTGA